Proteins from a genomic interval of Halopseudomonas litoralis:
- a CDS encoding nitrite reductase yields the protein MRMTKPLTAAISIMAMTVAAAVLAQGSDPEKAAAAYQGEASAVEPALARVVHTPGAPDLSEADFDKAKEIYFQRCAGCHGVLRKGATGKALTPDITQQRGQAYLEALISYGSPAGMPNWGTSGELTPEEITLMANYIQHEPPTPPEWGMQAMQDSWKVLVKPEDRPTKQMNKLDLGNLFSVTLRDDGKIALIDGATKKIVKTIDTGYAVHISRMSASGRYLMVIGRDAKIDMIDLWAKEPTKVVEIKVGIEARSVETSKFAGFEDKYVIAGDYWPPQFVIMDGETLEPLKIVSTRGMTVDTQEYHPEPRVAAIIASHEHPEFIVNVKETGQVMLVNYEDLDNMSITSIGTAQFLHDGGWDSSHRYFMTAANNSDKVVVIDSRDRKLAAIVEVGKIPHPGRGANFVHPEFGPVWGTSHLGDDTISLIGTDPENHPEQAWKVVDTLKGQGGGSLFIKTHPKSTNLYVDTTFNPSSEIAQSVAVFDIGNLNAGYKVLPIAEWSGIEGGSRRVVQPEYNEAGDEVWFSVWSGQDEESAIVVVDDKTLELKKVIRDKRLITPTGKFNVYNTQHDVY from the coding sequence ATGAGAATGACCAAACCATTAACAGCAGCGATCAGCATAATGGCCATGACGGTCGCGGCTGCCGTACTTGCCCAGGGCTCGGATCCGGAAAAGGCGGCTGCTGCCTACCAGGGCGAAGCCTCTGCCGTTGAGCCAGCGTTGGCTCGGGTAGTTCATACCCCGGGCGCACCGGACTTGAGCGAAGCCGACTTTGACAAGGCCAAGGAGATCTACTTCCAGCGCTGCGCCGGTTGCCACGGCGTGCTGCGCAAGGGCGCTACCGGCAAGGCGCTGACCCCAGACATCACTCAGCAGCGCGGCCAGGCTTACCTGGAAGCCCTGATTTCCTACGGCTCGCCTGCGGGTATGCCGAACTGGGGGACCTCGGGCGAGCTGACGCCGGAAGAGATCACCCTAATGGCCAACTACATCCAGCACGAGCCGCCGACACCGCCGGAGTGGGGCATGCAGGCCATGCAGGACAGCTGGAAGGTGCTGGTCAAGCCGGAAGATCGACCCACTAAGCAGATGAACAAGCTGGATCTGGGCAACCTGTTCTCGGTCACCCTGCGTGACGATGGCAAGATCGCGTTGATTGATGGCGCCACCAAGAAGATCGTCAAGACCATCGATACCGGGTACGCCGTGCATATCTCACGCATGTCCGCATCTGGTCGCTACCTGATGGTGATTGGCCGTGATGCCAAGATCGACATGATCGACCTGTGGGCTAAGGAGCCGACCAAGGTGGTTGAAATCAAGGTGGGTATCGAAGCCCGCTCGGTGGAAACCTCCAAGTTTGCAGGCTTCGAGGACAAGTACGTGATCGCCGGCGACTACTGGCCTCCGCAGTTCGTGATCATGGATGGTGAAACGCTGGAGCCGCTGAAAATCGTTTCCACCCGTGGCATGACCGTGGATACTCAGGAATATCACCCGGAACCCCGTGTGGCGGCGATCATCGCCTCCCACGAGCATCCCGAGTTCATCGTCAACGTCAAGGAAACCGGTCAGGTCATGCTGGTCAACTACGAAGACCTGGATAATATGAGCATTACCAGTATCGGTACTGCGCAGTTCCTGCATGATGGCGGCTGGGACAGCAGTCACCGCTATTTCATGACCGCAGCCAATAATTCGGACAAAGTGGTGGTGATCGACTCCAGAGATCGCAAGCTGGCGGCCATTGTCGAGGTCGGCAAGATTCCGCACCCGGGGCGTGGCGCCAACTTTGTGCACCCCGAGTTCGGTCCGGTGTGGGGTACCAGTCACCTGGGTGACGACACCATCTCGCTGATCGGCACCGACCCGGAAAACCATCCCGAGCAGGCATGGAAGGTGGTGGATACGCTGAAAGGTCAGGGTGGCGGCTCGCTGTTCATCAAGACTCACCCGAAATCCACCAATCTGTATGTGGATACCACCTTCAACCCGAGTTCCGAGATTGCTCAGTCAGTGGCGGTGTTCGATATCGGCAATCTGAACGCGGGCTACAAGGTGTTGCCAATCGCCGAGTGGTCCGGCATCGAGGGCGGGTCGCGCCGTGTGGTGCAGCCCGAGTATAACGAGGCAGGGGATGAGGTCTGGTTCTCGGTCTGGAGCGGCCAGGATGAAGAATCCGCCATCGTGGTGGTAGACGACAAGACCCTGGAGCTGAAGAAGGTCATTCGTGACAAGCGTCTGATCACGCCTACCGGCAAGTTCAACGTGTACAACACGCAGCACGACGTCTACTGA
- a CDS encoding YbaN family protein: MKWIWRSVASLALGLGALGVLLPGLPTTPFLLLAAWAGARGWPELEQRLLTHPKYGPLIHDWREHRAVPRRAKWLASALMLSSIVMIWLLPAPMLLRWFLSLFLPCVALWLWARPESDQI; this comes from the coding sequence ATGAAATGGATATGGCGCAGCGTGGCATCGTTGGCGCTGGGCCTGGGTGCTCTGGGAGTATTGTTGCCTGGGTTACCCACCACGCCCTTCCTGCTGCTGGCGGCCTGGGCAGGCGCTCGCGGCTGGCCGGAGCTGGAGCAGCGCCTGCTGACTCACCCCAAATACGGTCCGTTGATTCATGATTGGCGTGAACACCGCGCCGTGCCACGCCGCGCCAAATGGCTGGCCAGCGCGCTGATGCTCAGCAGTATAGTAATGATCTGGTTGTTGCCGGCACCGATGTTGCTGCGCTGGTTCCTCAGCCTGTTTCTGCCTTGCGTTGCATTGTGGTTGTGGGCCCGTCCAGAGTCCGATCAGATATGA
- a CDS encoding Crp/Fnr family transcriptional regulator: protein MALTQEQRQMIVRHPLFSHFKAQAQEELLADALVRDYDTQALIQRQDDPAERFYLVQSGKVKLYRISADGKEKVVEIITAGNTFAEAIMFMQKSVFPVCAEALEPVKLIGFSNRLMLRHLEQNPQTCLHLLGHMSVRLHQRLDELEHLTLQNATQRLALYLVSQVRDRAGDSAEIELILPKSLIAARLSIKPETFSRAIANLRERGLIDSRARQISIPSIRNLLDEFAGGQQHTEHKASIIASDSL, encoded by the coding sequence ATGGCTCTGACTCAGGAACAACGGCAGATGATTGTCCGTCATCCTCTGTTTTCTCATTTCAAGGCACAAGCTCAGGAAGAGCTGCTGGCTGATGCCCTGGTGCGCGATTACGATACTCAGGCGCTGATCCAGCGTCAGGACGATCCAGCCGAGCGCTTCTACCTGGTGCAGTCCGGCAAGGTCAAGCTGTATCGCATCTCGGCCGATGGCAAGGAGAAGGTCGTCGAGATCATCACCGCCGGCAATACCTTTGCCGAGGCCATCATGTTCATGCAGAAGTCGGTCTTCCCGGTATGTGCCGAAGCGCTGGAACCGGTCAAACTGATCGGCTTCTCCAACCGCCTGATGCTGCGCCATCTCGAGCAGAACCCGCAAACCTGTCTGCACCTGCTGGGCCATATGAGTGTGCGTTTACATCAGCGGCTGGATGAACTGGAACACCTGACACTGCAGAACGCGACCCAGCGTCTGGCTCTGTATCTGGTCAGTCAGGTGCGCGACCGCGCAGGGGACAGCGCAGAAATTGAACTGATACTGCCCAAGAGCCTGATTGCCGCACGCCTGTCGATCAAGCCGGAGACCTTCTCACGCGCCATAGCCAACCTGCGTGAGCGTGGATTGATCGACAGCCGCGCACGACAGATCAGCATTCCCAGCATTCGCAATCTTCTGGACGAGTTCGCCGGAGGTCAGCAACATACCGAACACAAGGCGAGCATTATTGCGTCTGACAGCCTCTAG
- the hemN gene encoding oxygen-independent coproporphyrinogen III oxidase: protein MSDQVKWDAGLIRRYDKPGPRYTSYPSPAQFVDGVLPTDLVTALQQGGDACRPLSLYVHIPFCANVCYYCACTKIITKDRSRAQPYLQALNREIEMISAHLNPAQRVERLHLGGGTPTFLGHEDLRQLMTRLRDCFNLHEDDIADYSVEIDPREADWPTMGLLRELGFNHASFGVQDLDPDVQRAINRLQSLEQTQTVMDAARALAYRSVNIDLIYGLPRQTPDSFARTLAAVIEMNPDRLTLYNYAHLPDLFLPQRKISLAELPGPDMRLEIISNSFALLQSAGYRHIGMGQFALPDDSLSNAQETGRLNRGFQGYIAGGDCDLIGLGVSAISQVGDFHCRNSCDIKRYQQSLGERRLALYRGVKCTADDRLRRVVINRLMCRYELRFADIEQRFSIDFATYFVDCLNMLRQMHRDGLIRLSEAGISILPAGRPLVARICMVFDAYQHQADEARYTQVV from the coding sequence ATGTCCGATCAAGTCAAGTGGGACGCCGGCCTGATCCGCCGTTACGATAAGCCGGGCCCGCGTTACACGTCCTACCCGTCGCCGGCCCAGTTCGTCGACGGTGTATTGCCGACCGACCTTGTCACGGCCTTGCAGCAAGGCGGTGATGCCTGCCGACCGCTGTCACTCTACGTGCATATTCCGTTCTGCGCCAACGTCTGTTACTACTGCGCCTGCACAAAGATCATTACCAAGGACCGCAGTCGTGCGCAACCTTATCTGCAGGCACTGAACCGCGAAATAGAGATGATCAGTGCACATCTGAATCCGGCGCAGCGGGTCGAGCGATTGCATCTGGGTGGCGGCACGCCAACCTTCCTCGGTCATGAGGATCTGCGCCAGCTGATGACCAGACTGCGCGACTGTTTCAATCTGCATGAAGACGATATAGCCGACTACAGCGTCGAAATCGATCCCCGTGAGGCAGACTGGCCGACCATGGGATTGCTGCGCGAGCTGGGGTTCAATCATGCCAGCTTCGGCGTGCAGGACCTTGACCCGGATGTGCAGCGTGCAATCAACCGACTGCAGAGCCTGGAGCAGACACAGACGGTAATGGACGCAGCGCGTGCGTTGGCGTATCGGTCGGTCAATATCGACCTGATATATGGCTTGCCCAGGCAAACCCCGGACTCGTTCGCTCGCACCTTGGCGGCGGTCATTGAGATGAATCCGGATCGCCTGACGTTGTACAACTATGCGCATCTGCCGGATCTGTTCCTGCCCCAGCGCAAGATCAGCCTGGCCGAGTTGCCCGGCCCCGACATGCGCCTGGAGATCATCAGCAACAGCTTCGCCCTGCTGCAGAGTGCCGGCTATCGGCATATCGGTATGGGGCAGTTTGCGTTACCCGACGACAGCCTGAGCAACGCGCAGGAAACAGGGCGGCTGAATCGAGGGTTTCAAGGTTATATCGCTGGCGGTGACTGCGACCTGATCGGGCTGGGCGTGTCGGCTATAAGTCAGGTGGGCGATTTTCATTGTCGGAACAGCTGTGACATCAAACGGTATCAGCAAAGTCTTGGGGAGCGCCGGCTGGCGCTGTATCGAGGAGTGAAATGCACAGCCGATGATCGGTTGCGGCGGGTGGTGATCAACCGCCTGATGTGCCGCTATGAACTGCGTTTTGCGGACATAGAGCAGCGCTTCAGTATCGATTTCGCAACTTATTTTGTCGACTGCCTCAACATGCTGCGGCAAATGCATCGCGATGGCCTGATTCGCCTGAGTGAGGCGGGCATCAGCATACTTCCCGCCGGGCGACCGTTGGTGGCGCGCATCTGCATGGTGTTCGATGCCTATCAGCATCAGGCAGACGAGGCTCGATACACTCAGGTGGTGTGA
- a CDS encoding metallophosphoesterase family protein gives MPRFLHTADWQIGRQYDRFGPEDGPALTQARLTTVERIAALGAELAVDAVLVAGDIFDAQTISDRTVRRLFMALQAFNGPWIMLPGNHDAALAESIWTRARRLNAVPDNVHLLLTPEVSLFAEQGFAVLPAPLTQRHTFNDLTEWFDHASTPPELLRIGIAHGSVQGILAEDIDSPNPIDPQRAERARLDYLALGDWHGCRQISNRIWYSGTPEQDRFKSNGAGQLMDVRIDAPGAEPQVTPIAIGEFPWLQWQRRLSVASDLDALIEELDSIERSSVINLTLEGELDLAGEQRLQTALGRAQAQHRVLEYHLAELRLIPTDEDIAALQADGYLGEVVNQLRDLQQADDHDTAREALGILSSLLRERHAGGTPA, from the coding sequence ATGCCACGCTTTCTGCATACGGCTGACTGGCAGATCGGTCGTCAATACGACCGCTTCGGCCCGGAAGATGGTCCTGCACTGACTCAGGCGCGCCTGACCACAGTGGAGCGCATTGCGGCACTGGGGGCGGAGCTGGCTGTCGATGCGGTGCTGGTGGCGGGGGATATATTCGACGCCCAGACCATCTCCGATCGCACGGTGCGGCGGCTGTTCATGGCATTGCAGGCCTTTAACGGGCCGTGGATCATGCTGCCGGGCAACCATGATGCTGCCTTAGCGGAAAGCATCTGGACCCGTGCCAGACGCCTGAACGCGGTGCCTGATAATGTGCATTTGCTGCTGACCCCTGAGGTCTCCTTGTTTGCTGAACAGGGGTTTGCCGTTCTCCCGGCGCCCTTGACCCAGCGCCACACCTTCAATGATCTGACCGAATGGTTCGACCACGCGTCGACGCCGCCGGAGCTGCTGCGTATCGGCATCGCCCACGGCAGCGTTCAGGGCATTCTTGCCGAGGATATCGACTCCCCCAACCCCATCGACCCCCAGCGCGCCGAACGAGCTCGGCTGGACTATCTGGCATTGGGCGACTGGCACGGTTGTCGGCAGATCAGCAACCGCATCTGGTACAGCGGTACGCCGGAGCAGGACCGTTTCAAGAGCAACGGTGCCGGGCAATTGATGGATGTGCGGATTGATGCGCCCGGTGCCGAGCCGCAGGTGACGCCGATAGCCATCGGTGAATTTCCCTGGCTGCAATGGCAGCGGCGGTTGAGTGTGGCCTCGGATCTGGATGCCTTGATTGAAGAGCTGGACAGCATCGAGCGCAGCAGCGTCATCAATCTGACCCTCGAAGGCGAGCTGGATCTCGCCGGAGAGCAACGTCTACAGACCGCGCTGGGTCGCGCCCAGGCACAGCATCGGGTGTTGGAATACCATCTGGCTGAACTGCGGTTGATCCCGACTGACGAGGACATTGCTGCGCTGCAGGCTGATGGCTATCTGGGGGAGGTGGTGAATCAGCTGCGCGACCTGCAACAGGCAGACGATCACGATACTGCCCGCGAGGCGCTGGGCATACTGTCGAGTCTGCTGCGCGAGCGGCATGCGGGAGGTACGCCGGCATGA